A genomic stretch from Malus domestica chromosome 15, GDT2T_hap1 includes:
- the LOC103440434 gene encoding protein BRASSINAZOLE-RESISTANT 1-like, protein MTSDGATSAARTARRKPSWRERENNRRRERRRRAIAAKIFTGLRAQGNFNLPKHCDNNEVLKALCLQAGWTVEVDGTTYRKGLKPIQNDTPGASTKISPYSSLNPSPIPSYQVSPSSSCYPSPPRFDPSTNSSNPCHYPPSTIPSPLPPLRISNSAPVTPPLSSPTSKRPNPIPNWDSIAKQSMGSFDYPFYAISAPASPTRHHYTHPPAATIPECDESDTSTADSGQWVCFQRFAPSLSAMPASPTFNLVKPVFAHQNIPADQIPDVKPWIGEKIHEVGLDDLELTLGNGKARI, encoded by the exons ATGACGTCTGACGGAGCAACGTCAGCGGCGAGGACGGCGCGGAGAAAGCCGTCGTGGCGGGAAAGGGAGAACAACCGGcggagagagaggaggaggagagccATCGCGGCGAAGATATTCACCGGCCTCCGAGCTCAGGGAAACTTCAACCTGCCCAAGCACTGCGACAACAACGAGGTCCTCAAAGCTCTCTGCCTCCAGGCCGGCTGGACCGTCGAGGTGGACGGCACCACCTACCGAAAG GGATTGAAGCCAATTCAAAATGATACGCCGGGCGCATCGACCAAGATAAGCCCATACTCTTCGCTAAATCCGAGTCCAATCCCGTCCTACCAAGTCAGTCCTTCGTCTTCGTGCTATCCCAGTCCCCCCCGTTTCGATCCCAGCACTAATTCATCCAATCCCTGCCACTATCCCCCTTCTACAATCCCATCACCTCTTCCTCCCCTGCGAATTTCCAACAGTGCCCCTGTAACCCCGCCGCTCTCCTCCCCGACCTCCAAACGCCCCAACCCAATTCCCAACTGGGACTCCATCGCTAAACAGTCCATGGGCTCTTTCGATTACCCGTTTTATGCCATCTCCGCTCCGGCGAGCCCGACCCGCCACCACTATACTCATCCTCCAGCTGCCACTATCCCGGAATGTGACGAGTCCGATACTTCCACCGCAGATTCCGGCCAATGGGTTTGCTTCCAGAGATTTGCTCCTTCTCTGTCGGCAATGCCGGCCTCTCCGACCTTCAATCTTGTGAAGCCTGTTTTTGCTCACCAGAATATTCCCGCGGATCAAATTCCGGACGTAAAGCCGTGGATCGGAGAGAAGATTCACGAGGTGGGACTTGATGACTTGGAGCTCACGCTTGGAAATGGTAAGGCTCGGATTTAA
- the LOC114821811 gene encoding putative F-box protein At5g66830 — MGRLLMDEDNIYANGPGLYPEAVWVFLVMIPLIFKKGPLRVILTYYRISRMRLLLTQASIARKLRMMDSIVRRMVRFNYRNKYCHSKFKQVCSGSPWSNQLPKDIMQLILQRLCVTDYRRCAAVCQSWREIIKSNVQSPRHEVPWLMLCSHPFSNRDHSVLSPSDWKAHKFLRPSPDPIFYCTMNRMDCVGSIEGWLIMMDSALRRSEGFMKPRSLYLLNPENPRFKIDFFFFNPISGDRVMLPSSKSTLPCHCSNGPGFTILKLDASSVPTRRGSREPSFVASLCKGGHIAFCRLTDKSWTSIDDLRVNFFQDIVIMGGKLYATTSHASQFVKVFDIFHDASVNGGPPSSPSYSVANLLTLDPYPLPSYPLPSIDVTTWCGITSRIVHHYNGRDFIYLAKDYASMELFMIFRKVDFGFPTFSLCASFMIDVMGANYHPPPTTKGFRVFKLERDSINGGSRWVQVFDLGDRILFLSRASHKVLSTNYNDLSYYPHGEKLERNCIYFAFDYPYSASPSSGRDFGVFSLSNNSIRHFNFPDNYSGALLHTRTVWFTPNRC; from the exons ATGGGGCGCCTACTGATGGACGAAGACAACATCTATGCAAACGG GCCCGGTTTGTACCCTGAAGCAGTATGGGTGTTCTTGGTGATGATACCATTAATATTCAAAAAGGGACCTCTTCGAGTTATATTGACATATTACCGCATATCAAGAATGCGTTTGTTGCTCACTCAAGCTTCTATTGCCCGCAAGCTCAGAATGATGGACTCCATAGTAAGAAGAATGGTCAGATTTAACTACAGAAACAAGTATTGTCACTCCAAATTCAAGCAGGTCTGCAGCGGTAGCCCCTGGTCCAATCAACTTCCGAAAGATATTATGCAATTGATTCTGCAACGACTATGTGTAACAGATTACCGTCGATGTGCTGCAGTATGCCAATCTTGGCGAGAAATTATTAAGAGCAATGTTCAGTCACCTCGGCATGAAGTTCCATGGCTTATGCTATGTTCTCATCCCTTTTCTAACAGAGATCATTCCGTCTTAAGTCCAAGTGATTGGAAAGCTCATAAATTTCTACGACCATCGCCAGATCCCATATTTTATTGTACAATGAATAGAATGGATTGCGTTGGGTCGATTGAAGGATGGCTGATCATGATGGACAGTGCTTTGCGGCGTTCGGAGGGTTTTATGAAGCCCAGGTCATTATACTTATTGAATCCTGAGAACCCTAGGTTTAAAAttgacttcttcttcttcaatccaATATCTGGTGACCGAGTGATGTTACCGTCGTCCAAATCCACCCTTCCATGCCACTGCAGTAATGGGCCTGGATTTACCATTCTGAAATTAGACGCCTCTTCAGTACCAACAAGAAGGGGGAGCCGGGAGCCCTCTTTTGTGGCAAGTCTCTGCAAAGGCGGTCATATAGCTTTTTGTAGGCTAACCGATAAATCATGGACCTCCATTGATGATCTGCGGGTTAACTTTTTTCAAGATATAGTCATAATGGGCGGGAAATTATATGCCACAACAAGCCATGCATCCCAGTTTGTGAAGGTATTTGACATATTCCACGATGCCAGTGTCAATGGCGGCCCTCCTAGCTCTCCTAGCTATAGCGTTGCTAACTTGCTTACCCTTGATCCCTACCCACTTCCGTCCTACCCACTTCCGTCTATTGATGTTACGACATGGTGTGGAATTACATCACGAATAGTACATCATTACAATGGCCGTGATTTCATTTACCTAGCAAAAGATTATGCATCTATGGAGCTGTTTATGATTTTTCGTAAGGTAGATTTTGGCTTTCCAACATTTTCTCTATGCGCCAGTTTTATGATTGATGTCATGGGTGCTAATTACCACCCTCCACCCACGACTAAAGGATTTCGAGTGTTCAAACTGGAGCGCGATAGTATCAATGGAGGTTCACGATGGGTACAGGTTTTTGATCTTGGTGATCGGATATTGTTTTTGAGCAGGGCTAGCCACAAAGTTCTCTCTACCAACTATAATGATCTCAGTTATTATCCCCATGGTGAGAAGCTTGAAAGAAACTGCATCTATTTTGCTTTTGACTATCCTTATTCTGCATCACCGTCAAGCGGACGCGATTTTGGTGTGTTTTCCTTGTCAAACAATAGTATTAGACATTTCAATTTTCCCGACAATTATTCCGGTGCCCTATTACATACTAGAACTGTATGGTTCACCCCAAATCGTTGTTAG